The following DNA comes from Croceicoccus sp. YJ47.
ATGCAATCGACAGGGGCAAAGGCTGGCGCATTCCGATCGTTACATTCGAGATGAGGGGTATCATCATGCATAAAAGCCATTTTCTTGCGGGTACCTTCTGACAATCTGCGTTGCGACGCCCGGCACGGCATGGGCACAGTCCCCTGCGCAATCGCAACCGGCCATGCCGCTCAGCGAGGCGCTGCAGCGGATCGCGGACGAATGGAACGCGCCGATGGACATCGATCCGGCCGCGACCGAGGGATTGACGGCAAAGCCCGTCGTCGATGCCCGCAGCGAGCGCGATGCGGTCGATCAGGCGACGAGGGGCCTGCCCGTGGCGGTACAGATCAGCGACGATGGACGGATTGCCATCATCAACGAGCTGGTGGTTATCGCAAGGCTCAACGAAGCAGAAGACAATGTCCTGGTGCGCGGCGCGACCAGCTCATCCCGGCTGGGGCAATCCTTGCGGGAACAACCACGCAATACGCAGGTGATCTCCTCCAAATTGCTGGAACGACAGCAGGCGCAGACGCTGACCGAAGCGCTGGCCAATGCCGGCGGTGTGGTGGCCAACACCGCGACGGTGCAGGGCGGCGTCAGCTTCTCCGTTCGCGGGTTCGATTCCAACGGAGCGGTCAACGGCCTGCCTTCGGCCTCCAGTTCCACCTTTGCCGCGGGCACCACCCTGCCGCTCGCCAATATCGAGCGGATCGAGGTGCTCAAGGGCCCGGACGCCATCTTGCTGGGCAGCGACAATCTGGGCGGCACGATCAATATCGTCACCAAAAAGCCCTATGCGGAGGAGCGGCTCCATGTGACCGCCGAAACCGGCTCCTTCGGATTGGCGCGCGGTACGATCGACGCCAACCAGTCCCTAACGCGGGACGACCGGCTGAGTGCCCGCGTCATCGCGACCGCAGCCACAGCCGACAGGAATTTCGGCGGCTATCGCGGTAACGAGGACTATCTGTTCGCCCCGTCGGTCCGATACAAGAACGCGAAGAGCGACATCATCGTCTCCGCAACGCTCGGCAATCAGCTGTTCGGCGTGGTGCCCTTCACGGTCATGAACAGGGTCACCGGCGAACCCTACGACATTCCGGACGGCCAGCCCCTGATCGGCGGAAAGGACCAGGGCGTTCAGATCGAAACCACGCAGTTCAATGCCGAGATTTCGCAGGAAATCACCGACTGGCTCTCGGTCGTCGCGCGCGGTCAGCATCAGACGATCAATTTCGCGCTGCGCCAGTATTCGCCCTTCGCCATTCTCGACAATAACGGCCTTCTGCTCGTGTCGAGCAGCGGCACCCGGCAAACGTCGGAAAACGACACGGTCGATGCCTTCGGGCGGATTTCCTTCGATACCGGCGCGGTAAGCCACAAGATCGTGGCGGGCATGACCGTTGTGGATAGCAAGGTCCGCGCGATTTACGCCGGCGACGGCGGTCTGTTTCCGTATAATTTCCTGAACCCGCCCGCCACGCTGCGCCCGCTCGCGCGGAACTACAATCTGTCGTTCGACCTGGATTCGACCCAATACGGCTATTACGGCCAGTATCTGATCGGGTTTGGGCCCGTTCACCTCGTGGCGGGCGTGCGCCACAACAACACCACGATTACCTCCGCGGTGTCGGGCGGCACGCCGGTCGAAAACGAAACGAACGCGACGACGCCCAATTACGGCGCGGTTGTGGATCTGACCGACCATTTTTCGCTCTTCGGCTCGCTGGCCTTTGGCTATGTGCCGGTCACGACGCTGGACCGGTCCGGCAATACGCTGCCGGACATTCGCTCGCGCAATGCCGAAATTGGCGTGAAGTGGGATCTGTTCGACGAGCGCGTCCTGCTCAACGCGTCCTGGTTCAACATTCGGCAAACCAATCTGCTGGACCGCGACCCCGTCGATCCGCGCTTCCAGATTTCGGTGCCCGGCCAGCAAGGCGAAGGCATCGACATCAATGTCAGCGGCCGTCCGTTTCGCGGCCTGACGGTATCCGCCGCCTACACGCGCACCAACTATAAATTCCTGGAGCCATCGAATACGCTGGGCAATACCGTCAACGGCCAGCCGCGCGATGTATACAATGTCTACGCGTCTTATGAACGCAAGATCGCCGATCGCATGAAAGCGGGCATCGGTGCGAGCGTGTCCGGGCGCTCCAGCTCGGCAATCGATCGGCTCGACTTGTATCGCATTCCGGCGGCGACGTTCGCCAATCTGAACGGCTTCCTGTCGATCGGCGATCTGGACATCAATGTCGGCGTGCGCAATCTGTTCGACGCCGAGAACTTCAACCCGACGCGTTCCATCAATTACGTTCCGCTCGGCGAACCGCGCACATGGCGCCTTACCGTCGGTTATCGCTTCTTCTGATCGGGTGAACCTATCGCCATGATGCCGCAACCCACCCAGAGCGGAGAGGTCCGTCGCGAGACGGGCGTTTCCCCGCCCCAATCCGCCAGGGCACGGTGGCGCGACGCCTGGCACGTGGTCAGCGGTTACTGGGTGTCGTCCGACTGGAAATTCGCGTGGTTCGCGCTGATCACGCTTTTCTTCTTTCAGTTCGGCACGGCCTTCATCCTGTTGCGGGCCAATCGCTGGCAACAGGAATTTTTCGATTCCGTCGAACAGCGTGCCTCCGAGCAGCTGGTGCCGCTGATGATCGTTTTTCTCGGGATCATGGCGATGCAGGTCGTGATGATCCTGGTCGAAAATCTGATCGACGGCTTGCTGTCGATCCGCTGGCGTACCTTCTTGACGCGCGATTATCTCGACCGCTGGATGAGCCGCAATCGCTATGCCGAGATCGAGCGCTTGCGCATCATCGACAATCCGGATCAGCGCATCGCCGAAGACCTGAACGCGATCACCGCGGCGCTCGGCATGTCGATCGGCGCATTGCATATCGTCATGCGCCTGATCGGCTCGGTCGTGACGGGCATCACCTTTGCGATGGTATTGCTCGAAACCGCTCCGCCGATCGAATTTCAGATGGCGGGGACCGGATTTTCCATTCCGGGCAGCACCGTCTGGTATGCCGTTGCCTATGCCGTCGTCGGCTCCTACCTGACGGCCAAGATCGGCCAGCCCTATGTGCGCGCCGTCATGCGTCAGCAGCACCGGGAGGCGGATTTCCGCGCAGGTCTCATCCATGTGCGGCGCAACGCGGCGCAGATCGGGCTGGCAGGCGCGGTACCGACGGAACGCCGGGCGCTCGGCATGTCGTTCGATGCGGTGCGCAGAAACTTCCGCTCGGTCATCTACAGCTCGCTCGGCATCACGGCGGCGGGCAGCATATACGACCGGTTGGGAACGGTGCTTCCGCTGTTCATCATGGTTCCGACCTATTTCGCCGGCGGCATGTCGTTCGGTCAGCTGATGGCCGGGCGCGAGGCATTCGGCCAGCTGGGCATGCAGCTTGGCTATTTCGTCAAGAGTTATCAGCTGATTGGCCAGCAGATCAGCTATTTCAACCGGATCAAGGGGCTGGACGACGCCATTGACGATACCCGTCCGCCGGGGATCGCGGTTGGGGCCGGCACCGCCCCCGGCGTCGTTCTGGCCACTCGGGGTCTGGCGCTGCACCGCCCGCACGGCGATACGCTCGTCGACATCGGCGACTGGCAGATTGGCCAAGGCGAGCGCTGGGCCATGATCGGGGCATCGGGTGCCGGCAAATCGACATTGGTGCGGGCACTGGCCTACCTATGGCCCGATGGCGAGGGCCACATCGCCATGGCGCTGGACAGCTGCGCGATGTTCGTGCCGCAGCGCCTCTATCTGCCGCTTGGCACGCTGAAGGGAGCGATCTGCTTTCCGGACCGGCCCGAAGACCATGACGATGCGCGCATTGCCCAGCTTCTCGAGCAGGTGCGGCTGGGCCATTTGCGGGACGAATTGCACGGTGTGCGGATGTGGCACGAAGAATTGTCTCCCGGTGAGCAGCAGCGCGTGTCGCTGGCGCGCATCCTGCTCCACCGCCCGAGCCTTCTGGTCCTCGATGAGGCGACCAGCGCGCTGGATGCGGACAATGCCCGGCATTTCTACGACAGCGTGCGCAGCAATCTCCCCGACATCACGATCATCAGCGTGCTGCATGACGAAGCGCTCGTGGCGCATCACAGCCACACGTTGACCTTTGCCGACGGCCGCGCACGGCCCGCCAAAATCCAGAAGGACACGAATATTGACTGATGCTGCGCAAAGCCGGCGCCCCGATATGGATACAGCGCCTATCGCGGAAAGGGATGGCAAGGCAGTCGACATGACCGGCACCGCCGTGGCCGAGCTTACGCGCTATGCCGGCCTGACGCTTTTCGACCTGTTCTCTCCCAGCTGCGCGCCATGCAGGACGCTTGCGCCCGTGCTCGACGATCTGGCGGCCGATTTCGCCGGTGCCATCCGGGTGTTCAAAGTGGATGTCAGCGCGGATCCGTCGGTTGCCGAACATTTCGGGCCCCGCGCCTTTCCGACGCTGATCCTGTATCGAGATGGCGAGGAAATCGACCGGATCGTCGGATTGCGCTCCCGTGCGCAACTGGCCTACTGGATCGAGAACCATTTATGACCGTGGCTTTCAGGGGTGATCCGGCCGTGAAGGCCGAGCTGCTGGCGCGCCTGCGCGAGCATGCCGCGAACGGCACGCTTCGCTTCGGCGCGACGCAATGGGATGGGCAAGGCGGCAGCCCGCTCGGCATCTCCGTGCAGGGCGGAGACAGCGTCGATTATGCCGAACGCTACGGCTACCCGCTGGCGCTTGGAGGCCTGCTCGATCCCATGACGGCTTACGCCGCCCCCGATACGGCGGAAGGATATGCGCTGCGATGGGTATCCAGCGTGGAGCCGGGCGCCGATCTTTCCGCCGTACCGCAGCGGATCGCCCGGACCATGCTCCGCGCGATGGGCGCCGACCGTCTGGCCTCGCCCTATTATGGCGACCTGCTCAGCCTCTACGAGGCGGAGGGGCACGATGCGCCCCCGCCGCGCCGCGCATGGTCCGAGCTGCGCCGTGCGATCGAGCAGGCTGCCGCCGAGGCGCCCCCGCACGGCGAGCGACAATTCGCGCTGAAGGCGTGCGCGAACGCGTGCTGGCCGCTGCGGACCAGCCGATCGGCGCTGACGGCCCTGATCGCAGACTGGGTGCAACATGCGGCAAAGGAGCACGACCCGGAATTCGACGCTGTGGAACATGAACAGGCGATCGCGATGCTGGACCGAATTTACGCGGAAACGCAGCCGGAACGGGATAAGGGCGAACATGTCGACATCCCGGCGATCTTCCGGTCCCGGGCACCGGCGCTGGCCGCGGCCTTCGAATTGCATCTCAACCGCGCCAATGCGCGCTATATCGAGCGTGCCCGAACGGTGCCCGACATCGTTCTCGACACTCTGGCAACGCACGCCTCCTGACACTCAAACCTATCGAGGATTTGCCATGACGCATCATCTCGCGGACCCCGCCGCCCTGCCCCCCTTCGCGGCCATTACCCCCGGTGCGATCGCCCCCGCACTCGACGAGGTTCTCGCCGCACAGGACGCGACCATTGCGCAGCTGGTCCGCACCGCGCCCGAAAATTTTGGCGAGCTGTGGTTGCCGCTTGAACGCAGCCAGGCCGCAATCGATGCCTTGTGGTCGGCCGTATCGCATGTCCATGCCGTGGCCGACACGCCCGCGCTGCGCGAGGCCCATGCGCAAGGACAGGCGCATCTCGTGCAGTCGAGCATGGCGGTACAGCAGAACAGGGATCTTCACGCCCTCCTCGTCAAGCTGACCGAAGCGGAGGATTTTGCCGCGCTTCCCCAGGCGGATCGCGTCGCGGTGGAGCGGGCCATCCGCGATGCGAACCTGGCCGGCATTGCCCTTGAACCCGAGGCGCGAAAGGCGTTTGCCGACATATCGATGGAGCTGTCGGCGCTCGCCAACGGCTTTTCCAGTGCGGTTCTCGATGCGACCGACGCCTGGAGCGCGCATATCACCGACGAGGCGCGCCTCGCCGGGCTGTCGAGTGCCGACAAGGCGATGTTGGCAGTGGCGGCGCACGCCCGCGGGCTGGATGGATGGCTCATCACGCTTCAGCAACCGAGCGTTGCCGCGATACTGACATTCGCCGAGGACCGCGCCCTGCGCGAGCAGGTCTATGACGCCTTCGGCACGCGCGCGTCCGATCAGGGCCCGCATGCCGACCAATTCGACAATGGCGAGCGGATTGCGCGGATCCTCGAATTGCGGCGCGAAGGTGCCGCGCTCCTTGGTTTTTCGGATCCCGTTGCCTGGTCGCTCGCAACGAAGATGGCACCCGATGCCGATGCGGTCCTGACCTTTCTCTACGATCTGGCCGAGCGGGCGCGCCCGTTTGCAGAGCGGGAGATGGCGACGCTGCGCGAATTTGCCGCGTCGAGACTAGGGCTGGCCATGCTTCAGCCATGGGATGTCGGCTTCGCATCCGAACGGCTGCGTGCAGAGCGTCATGCAATCGACGAAAGCGAGGTCCGCGCCTATTTTCCCATCGCTCGCGTCGTTGTAAGCTGGCAAAGGCTGATCGAACGGCTCTATGGCATTCGTCTGGTCGAGCGCCGCGACGTGGAGCGTCCGCATCCCGATTGCCGGTACTTCGACACCGTCGAGGCGGACGGGACGGTGTTTGGCGGTCTCTACGTCGATCTGCACGCGCGACAAGGGAAGCGTGGCGGCGCGTGGGTCGGGAGCGCGCGGTCCCGGATCAACGACGGCGCG
Coding sequences within:
- a CDS encoding TonB-dependent siderophore receptor encodes the protein MPLSEALQRIADEWNAPMDIDPAATEGLTAKPVVDARSERDAVDQATRGLPVAVQISDDGRIAIINELVVIARLNEAEDNVLVRGATSSSRLGQSLREQPRNTQVISSKLLERQQAQTLTEALANAGGVVANTATVQGGVSFSVRGFDSNGAVNGLPSASSSTFAAGTTLPLANIERIEVLKGPDAILLGSDNLGGTINIVTKKPYAEERLHVTAETGSFGLARGTIDANQSLTRDDRLSARVIATAATADRNFGGYRGNEDYLFAPSVRYKNAKSDIIVSATLGNQLFGVVPFTVMNRVTGEPYDIPDGQPLIGGKDQGVQIETTQFNAEISQEITDWLSVVARGQHQTINFALRQYSPFAILDNNGLLLVSSSGTRQTSENDTVDAFGRISFDTGAVSHKIVAGMTVVDSKVRAIYAGDGGLFPYNFLNPPATLRPLARNYNLSFDLDSTQYGYYGQYLIGFGPVHLVAGVRHNNTTITSAVSGGTPVENETNATTPNYGAVVDLTDHFSLFGSLAFGYVPVTTLDRSGNTLPDIRSRNAEIGVKWDLFDERVLLNASWFNIRQTNLLDRDPVDPRFQISVPGQQGEGIDINVSGRPFRGLTVSAAYTRTNYKFLEPSNTLGNTVNGQPRDVYNVYASYERKIADRMKAGIGASVSGRSSSAIDRLDLYRIPAATFANLNGFLSIGDLDINVGVRNLFDAENFNPTRSINYVPLGEPRTWRLTVGYRFF
- a CDS encoding ABC transporter ATP-binding protein/permease, whose translation is MVSGYWVSSDWKFAWFALITLFFFQFGTAFILLRANRWQQEFFDSVEQRASEQLVPLMIVFLGIMAMQVVMILVENLIDGLLSIRWRTFLTRDYLDRWMSRNRYAEIERLRIIDNPDQRIAEDLNAITAALGMSIGALHIVMRLIGSVVTGITFAMVLLETAPPIEFQMAGTGFSIPGSTVWYAVAYAVVGSYLTAKIGQPYVRAVMRQQHREADFRAGLIHVRRNAAQIGLAGAVPTERRALGMSFDAVRRNFRSVIYSSLGITAAGSIYDRLGTVLPLFIMVPTYFAGGMSFGQLMAGREAFGQLGMQLGYFVKSYQLIGQQISYFNRIKGLDDAIDDTRPPGIAVGAGTAPGVVLATRGLALHRPHGDTLVDIGDWQIGQGERWAMIGASGAGKSTLVRALAYLWPDGEGHIAMALDSCAMFVPQRLYLPLGTLKGAICFPDRPEDHDDARIAQLLEQVRLGHLRDELHGVRMWHEELSPGEQQRVSLARILLHRPSLLVLDEATSALDADNARHFYDSVRSNLPDITIISVLHDEALVAHHSHTLTFADGRARPAKIQKDTNID
- a CDS encoding co-chaperone YbbN, encoding MTGTAVAELTRYAGLTLFDLFSPSCAPCRTLAPVLDDLAADFAGAIRVFKVDVSADPSVAEHFGPRAFPTLILYRDGEEIDRIVGLRSRAQLAYWIENHL